The following are encoded together in the Bacillus cereus group sp. RP43 genome:
- the aspS gene encoding aspartate--tRNA ligase gives MAERTHACGKVTVEAVGQTVQLKGWVQKRRDLGGLIFIDLRDRTGIVQVVFNPETSKEALEVAETIRSEYVLHVEGTVVERGEGAINDNMATGRIEVQATKVNVLNAAKTTPIIIADDTDASEDVRLKYRYLDLRRPVMFNTFKMRHDVTKTIRNFLDTEDFLEVETPILTKSTPEGARDYLVPSRVHDGEFYALPQSPQLFKQLLMVGGFERYYQVARCFRDEDLRADRQPEFTQIDIEASFLTQDEILEMMERMMTKVMKDAKGVEVSAPFPRMKYADAMARYGSDKPDTRFEMELTDLSEFAADCGFKVFTSAVESGGQVKAINAKGAASKYSRKDIDALTEFAKVYGAKGLAWLKVEEDGLKGPIAKFFGEEDANVLMSTLEANAGDLLLFVADKKSVVADSLGALRLRLGKELELIDESKYNFLWVTDWPLLEYDEDADRYFAAHHPFTMPFREDVELLETAPEKARAQAYDLVLNGYELGGGSLRIYERDVQEKMFKALGFSQEEAQEQFGFLLEAFEYGTPPHGGIALGLDRLVMLLAGRTNLRDTIAFPKTASASCLLTEAPSPVAEAQLEELSLKLNVKEEK, from the coding sequence GTGGCTGAAAGAACACATGCATGCGGAAAAGTAACAGTAGAAGCTGTTGGACAAACAGTTCAATTAAAAGGTTGGGTACAAAAACGTCGTGACTTAGGTGGATTAATCTTCATCGATTTACGTGACCGTACAGGTATCGTGCAAGTTGTATTTAACCCAGAAACATCAAAAGAAGCGTTAGAAGTAGCAGAAACGATTCGTAGCGAATACGTATTACACGTAGAAGGTACAGTTGTTGAACGTGGTGAAGGCGCAATTAATGACAATATGGCAACTGGCCGTATTGAAGTACAAGCAACGAAAGTAAACGTATTAAACGCAGCGAAAACAACGCCAATAATTATTGCTGATGATACAGATGCATCAGAAGATGTACGCTTAAAATATCGTTACTTAGACTTACGTCGTCCTGTAATGTTTAACACATTCAAAATGCGTCACGACGTAACGAAAACAATCCGTAACTTCTTAGATACAGAAGACTTCTTAGAAGTTGAAACTCCAATTTTAACGAAGAGCACACCAGAAGGAGCTCGTGACTATTTAGTACCAAGCCGTGTACATGACGGTGAATTCTATGCATTACCACAGTCACCACAATTATTTAAACAGCTTCTTATGGTCGGCGGATTTGAGCGTTACTATCAAGTAGCACGTTGTTTCCGTGACGAAGATTTACGTGCGGACCGTCAACCAGAATTCACGCAAATCGATATCGAGGCATCATTCTTAACACAAGATGAAATTTTAGAAATGATGGAGCGTATGATGACGAAAGTCATGAAGGATGCAAAAGGTGTAGAAGTTAGTGCACCATTCCCTCGTATGAAATATGCTGATGCAATGGCTCGCTACGGTTCTGATAAGCCAGATACACGCTTTGAAATGGAACTAACAGACCTATCTGAATTTGCAGCAGATTGTGGATTTAAAGTATTTACAAGTGCGGTAGAAAGCGGCGGACAAGTAAAAGCAATTAATGCAAAAGGTGCTGCAAGCAAATACTCTCGTAAAGACATCGATGCATTAACTGAATTCGCAAAAGTATACGGTGCAAAAGGTCTAGCTTGGCTTAAAGTTGAAGAAGATGGCCTAAAAGGACCGATTGCAAAATTCTTCGGTGAAGAAGATGCAAACGTGTTAATGAGTACATTAGAAGCTAATGCTGGCGACTTATTACTATTCGTAGCAGATAAGAAGAGCGTTGTTGCAGATAGCTTAGGTGCACTTCGTTTACGACTAGGTAAAGAGCTTGAGTTAATTGACGAAAGTAAATATAACTTCCTATGGGTAACTGATTGGCCACTTCTTGAGTACGATGAAGATGCAGATCGTTACTTCGCAGCTCACCATCCATTCACAATGCCATTCCGTGAAGATGTTGAATTATTAGAAACAGCACCAGAAAAAGCGCGTGCACAAGCATATGACCTTGTATTAAACGGTTATGAGCTTGGTGGTGGATCACTTCGTATTTACGAGCGTGACGTACAAGAAAAAATGTTCAAAGCACTTGGATTCTCACAAGAAGAAGCACAAGAACAATTCGGATTCTTATTAGAAGCATTCGAATACGGTACACCACCACATGGTGGAATCGCATTAGGTTTAGACCGTCTTGTTATGTTACTTGCAGGTCGTACTAACCTTCGTGATACAATTGCATTCCCGAAAACAGCAAGCGCAAGCTGCTTATTAACAGAAGCGCCAAGCCCAGTTGCAGAAGCTCAGCTTGAAGAGCTAAGCTTGAAGTTGAACGTGAAAGAAGAGAAGTAA
- the hisS gene encoding histidine--tRNA ligase, giving the protein MSIQIPRGTQDILPGSVELWQYIEGQAREICRRYNYKEIRTPIFEHTELFLRGVGDTTDIVQKEMYSFQDRGERSLTLRPEGTAPVVRSYVENKMFGDATQPTKLYYIGQMFRYERPQAGRYRQFVQFGIEAIGSNDPAIDAEVIALAVEFYRGMGLKNIKVVLNSLGDAASRQAHRDALIAHFEPRIGEFCSDCQSRLEKNPLRILDCKKDRNHELMSTAPSITEYLNEDSAVYYDKVQELLTMMDVPFEKDPNLVRGLDYYQHTVFEIMSEAEGFGAITTLSGGGRYNGLVQEIGGPEMPGIGFAMSIERLIMALKAENIELPIEHSIDCYVVALGEKAKDHAAKIAFDLRKAGLSVEKDYLDRKMKAQFKSADRLNAKYVAVLGEDELDKGIINLKDMATGGQEEVALDVFASYVAEKLI; this is encoded by the coding sequence ATGTCTATTCAAATCCCACGCGGAACGCAAGATATCCTTCCGGGTAGCGTTGAGTTATGGCAGTATATCGAAGGGCAAGCACGCGAAATTTGCCGTCGTTACAATTATAAAGAAATTCGCACACCAATTTTTGAACACACTGAGCTATTTTTACGTGGTGTTGGTGATACGACAGATATCGTACAAAAAGAAATGTACTCATTCCAAGATCGTGGAGAGCGTAGTTTAACATTACGTCCAGAAGGTACTGCACCTGTTGTACGTTCTTACGTTGAAAACAAAATGTTCGGTGATGCAACACAACCAACGAAATTATACTATATCGGTCAAATGTTCCGTTACGAAAGACCACAAGCAGGTCGCTATCGTCAATTCGTACAATTCGGTATTGAAGCAATCGGTAGTAACGACCCTGCAATTGATGCGGAAGTAATTGCACTTGCTGTAGAGTTTTACCGCGGCATGGGCTTAAAAAATATTAAAGTTGTATTAAACAGCTTAGGTGATGCAGCGAGCCGTCAAGCGCACCGCGATGCATTAATTGCTCATTTTGAGCCGCGCATCGGAGAATTCTGTTCTGATTGTCAATCTCGCTTAGAAAAGAACCCTCTTCGTATTTTAGACTGTAAGAAGGACCGTAATCATGAATTAATGAGCACAGCACCATCTATTACAGAATACTTAAATGAAGATTCAGCAGTATACTACGACAAAGTACAAGAACTACTAACGATGATGGATGTTCCATTTGAGAAAGATCCGAATTTAGTACGTGGTTTAGACTACTACCAACACACTGTTTTTGAAATTATGAGTGAGGCAGAAGGTTTCGGTGCTATCACAACATTAAGTGGCGGTGGCCGTTATAACGGACTTGTACAAGAAATCGGTGGACCGGAAATGCCAGGTATCGGTTTTGCGATGAGTATTGAGCGTTTAATTATGGCGCTGAAAGCTGAAAATATTGAGTTACCAATTGAACATAGTATTGATTGTTACGTTGTAGCACTTGGTGAAAAAGCGAAAGACCATGCTGCGAAAATTGCGTTTGATCTTCGTAAAGCTGGACTATCAGTTGAAAAAGATTATTTAGATCGCAAAATGAAAGCACAATTTAAATCTGCAGATCGTTTAAATGCGAAATACGTAGCTGTATTAGGGGAAGATGAGCTAGATAAAGGCATCATTAACTTAAAAGATATGGCAACAGGCGGACAAGAAGAAGTAGCGTTAGATGTATTTGCTTCATACGTAGCAGAGAAATTAATATAG
- a CDS encoding tRNA threonylcarbamoyladenosine dehydratase, which translates to MLHQFSRNELAFGKEGLEILKNSTVGILGIGGVGSFSAEALARSGVGRLVLVDKDVVDITNVNRQIHALVSTVGRSKVELMKERIADINPECEVIGLEMFYTDETYEEFFKHGLDFVVDASDTITFKIHLIKQCLRRKIKIISCMGAANKMDPTRFRIADISKTHTDPIAKVIRTKLRKDGIKKGVKVVFSDENPIVIREEVRKEIVPDENAKIRKAKLPPSSNAFVPSVAGLIMASHVVRERIKNVEVKRVGQE; encoded by the coding sequence ATGTTACATCAATTTTCACGTAATGAATTAGCCTTTGGAAAAGAAGGCCTTGAAATATTAAAAAATAGTACAGTCGGTATTTTAGGAATTGGCGGAGTAGGGTCATTTTCGGCAGAAGCGTTAGCGCGTTCTGGCGTAGGACGCCTTGTATTAGTTGACAAAGATGTTGTAGATATTACAAACGTAAACCGTCAAATTCACGCGTTAGTATCTACTGTAGGACGTTCAAAAGTAGAATTAATGAAAGAGCGTATTGCAGACATTAATCCAGAGTGTGAAGTAATTGGACTAGAGATGTTTTATACAGATGAAACATATGAAGAGTTCTTTAAACACGGTTTAGATTTCGTAGTAGATGCATCTGATACGATTACGTTCAAAATTCATTTAATTAAACAATGTTTACGTCGTAAAATCAAAATTATCTCATGTATGGGTGCGGCAAATAAAATGGATCCAACTCGTTTCCGTATTGCGGACATTTCTAAAACACATACAGATCCAATTGCGAAAGTAATTCGTACGAAGCTTCGTAAAGATGGTATTAAAAAAGGTGTAAAAGTTGTCTTCTCTGACGAAAACCCAATCGTAATTCGTGAAGAAGTACGTAAAGAAATCGTACCAGACGAAAATGCAAAAATTCGTAAAGCGAAATTACCACCTTCTTCAAATGCGTTCGTACCATCTGTGGCTGGTTTAATTATGGCAAGTCACGTTGTACGTGAGCGTATTAAAAACGTAGAAGTGAAGCGTGTAGGGCAAGAATAA
- a CDS encoding adenine phosphoribosyltransferase yields the protein MDFKKHIAIVPDYPKEGIVFKDITPLMNDGKAYKAATDAIVEYAKKRDIDVVVGPEARGFIIGCPVSYALEVGFAPVRKLGKLPREVITVDYGKEYGTDVLTIHKDAIKPGQRVLITDDLLATGGTIEATIKLVEELGGVVAGIAFLVELTYLDGRKMLDGYDVLVLEKY from the coding sequence ATGGATTTCAAGAAACATATCGCAATTGTACCAGATTATCCGAAAGAAGGTATTGTGTTCAAAGACATTACACCTTTAATGAACGACGGAAAAGCATATAAAGCAGCAACAGATGCAATCGTTGAGTATGCAAAAAAAAGAGACATTGATGTTGTAGTAGGACCAGAAGCGCGTGGTTTTATTATCGGTTGCCCAGTTTCTTATGCATTAGAAGTAGGTTTTGCACCAGTTCGTAAATTAGGAAAATTACCACGTGAAGTAATTACAGTTGACTACGGTAAAGAATATGGAACAGATGTTTTAACAATCCATAAAGATGCAATTAAGCCAGGTCAACGTGTATTAATTACAGATGATCTATTAGCTACAGGTGGAACAATCGAAGCGACAATTAAACTAGTTGAAGAACTTGGCGGAGTTGTAGCAGGAATTGCATTCTTAGTAGAGCTTACTTACTTAGATGGTCGTAAAATGTTAGATGGTTACGATGTATTAGTATTAGAAAAATACTAA
- a CDS encoding DUF2568 domain-containing protein gives MLQEFNIALRFMLELCILGSVGYWGFRVGEIPAIKITLAIILPIVVAVIWGLFGAPHAEWEVQGILHVLLEIIVFGVGVAALYHLKHPLLASGLATVIIVNRILMFI, from the coding sequence ATGCTTCAAGAATTCAATATAGCTTTACGTTTTATGCTGGAGTTATGCATTCTTGGGAGTGTTGGATACTGGGGATTTCGAGTAGGAGAAATCCCAGCCATAAAAATTACACTGGCTATTATTCTTCCGATTGTTGTTGCTGTCATATGGGGGTTATTTGGAGCTCCACACGCAGAGTGGGAAGTGCAAGGTATATTACATGTACTGTTAGAAATTATCGTATTTGGAGTAGGTGTTGCAGCGTTGTATCATTTGAAGCACCCTTTACTTGCGAGTGGATTGGCTACCGTTATTATTGTTAATCGCATTCTTATGTTTATTTAG
- the relA gene encoding GTP diphosphokinase has product MANEQVLTAEQVLEKASQYLADEDIELVARAYEYARDAHSEQYRKSGEPYIIHPIQVAGILVDLHMDPATVSAGFLHDVVEDTEITLEDIEREFNKEIAMLVDGVTKLGKIKYKSHEQQQAENHRKMFIAMAQDIRVILIKLADRLHNMRTLKHLPQEKQRRIANETLEIFAPLAHRLGISTIKWELEDTSLRYLNPQQYYRIVNLMKRKRAEREEYLDEVMTGIREKLKEVSIQPEISGRPKHIYSIYRKMALQNKQFNEIYDLLAVRVVVNSIKDCYAVLGIIHTCWKPMPGRFKDYIAMPKANLYQSLHTTVIGPKGDPLEVQIRTKEMHEIAEFGIAAHWAYKEGKTAETTGTLEKKLTWFRQILEWQNEASNAEEFMESLKIDLFSDMVFVFTPKGDVMELPLGSVPIDFSYRVHSEIGNKTIGAKVNGKMVTLDYKLKTGDIIEILTSKHSYGPSQDWVKLAQTSHAKNKIRQFFKKQRRDENIEKGRELVEKEVRGLEYEMKEVLAPDNLKRVAEKFNFANEEDMFAAVGYSGITASQIVTRLTDKFRKQREEEEIVEVKEVRKPMKIRKWDSGVKVSGADNLLIRLSKCCNPVPGDDIVGYITKGRGVSIHRRDCVNVHTEEAVERLLEVEWEGSPEKEIEYNVDIEISGYDRRGLLNEVLQAVTETKTYISAVSGRSDRNKMATINMSISIRNLQHLKKVVERIKRVPEIYAVRRMMH; this is encoded by the coding sequence ATGGCAAATGAGCAAGTACTAACAGCTGAACAGGTACTCGAGAAAGCAAGTCAATATTTAGCGGATGAAGATATTGAGCTAGTGGCACGTGCCTATGAATATGCGCGCGATGCACATAGCGAACAATATAGAAAATCGGGTGAGCCATATATTATTCACCCAATTCAAGTTGCAGGTATTTTAGTTGATTTACACATGGATCCAGCTACAGTATCGGCAGGTTTCTTGCATGATGTAGTGGAAGATACAGAAATTACACTAGAAGATATTGAACGGGAGTTTAATAAAGAAATTGCTATGCTTGTCGATGGTGTTACAAAGCTCGGAAAGATTAAATATAAATCTCATGAGCAGCAACAAGCAGAAAACCATCGCAAAATGTTTATCGCAATGGCTCAAGATATTCGAGTTATTTTAATTAAACTAGCTGATCGTCTTCATAATATGCGTACATTGAAACATTTGCCTCAAGAGAAGCAGCGTCGCATTGCGAATGAAACGTTAGAAATCTTTGCACCTTTAGCACATAGACTCGGAATTAGTACTATTAAATGGGAGTTAGAGGATACGTCACTCCGCTATTTAAACCCACAGCAATATTATCGTATTGTAAATTTAATGAAGCGTAAACGTGCAGAGCGTGAAGAATATTTAGATGAAGTAATGACTGGTATTCGTGAGAAATTAAAAGAAGTTTCAATTCAACCTGAGATTTCTGGAAGACCAAAACATATTTACAGTATTTATCGTAAAATGGCATTGCAAAATAAACAGTTCAATGAAATTTACGATTTATTAGCTGTACGTGTCGTTGTAAATAGTATTAAAGATTGTTACGCGGTGCTTGGAATTATTCATACGTGCTGGAAGCCAATGCCAGGTCGTTTTAAAGATTATATTGCAATGCCGAAAGCAAATCTATATCAATCTCTTCATACAACTGTAATTGGACCGAAAGGTGATCCGCTAGAAGTGCAAATTCGTACGAAAGAAATGCACGAAATTGCAGAATTCGGTATCGCGGCACACTGGGCGTATAAAGAAGGGAAAACAGCAGAAACAACTGGTACATTAGAGAAGAAACTAACTTGGTTCCGTCAAATATTAGAATGGCAAAATGAAGCTTCTAATGCAGAAGAGTTTATGGAATCATTAAAAATTGATTTGTTCTCTGACATGGTATTCGTCTTCACACCGAAAGGCGATGTAATGGAATTACCACTTGGATCTGTTCCAATTGACTTTTCGTATCGTGTCCATTCAGAGATCGGGAATAAAACAATTGGTGCAAAAGTAAATGGGAAAATGGTGACCCTTGATTATAAATTAAAAACGGGTGACATCATTGAAATTTTAACATCGAAACATTCGTATGGCCCAAGTCAAGATTGGGTGAAACTTGCTCAAACATCTCATGCGAAAAATAAAATACGTCAATTCTTTAAGAAACAACGTAGAGACGAAAATATTGAAAAAGGCCGTGAACTTGTTGAAAAAGAAGTACGTGGTCTAGAGTATGAGATGAAAGAAGTGTTAGCTCCTGACAATTTAAAACGTGTTGCTGAGAAGTTCAATTTTGCAAATGAAGAAGATATGTTTGCAGCAGTTGGATATAGCGGAATTACAGCGTCGCAAATTGTTACGCGACTAACGGACAAGTTCCGTAAGCAACGTGAAGAAGAAGAAATCGTTGAAGTTAAAGAAGTTCGTAAACCGATGAAAATTCGAAAATGGGATTCTGGTGTAAAGGTAAGCGGTGCTGACAATTTATTGATTCGCTTGTCAAAATGCTGTAACCCAGTTCCGGGCGATGATATTGTTGGGTATATTACGAAAGGCCGAGGTGTATCGATTCACCGTCGTGATTGTGTAAATGTCCATACAGAAGAAGCTGTAGAGCGCTTATTAGAAGTAGAGTGGGAAGGTAGCCCTGAAAAAGAAATTGAATACAATGTTGATATTGAGATTTCAGGTTACGATCGCCGTGGTTTATTAAATGAAGTATTGCAAGCTGTTACGGAGACGAAAACGTACATTTCAGCTGTTTCTGGTAGAAGTGATCGTAATAAGATGGCAACGATTAACATGTCAATTTCTATTCGAAACTTACAGCACTTGAAGAAAGTAGTAGAGCGCATTAAACGTGTTCCAGAAATTTATGCAGTACGACGCATGATGCATTAA
- a CDS encoding RsfA family transcriptional regulator — protein MKTRQDAWTKEDDLLLAETVLRHIRSGSTQIKAFDEVGDTLNRTSAACGFRWNAEVRPYYEDAVQIAKKQRKELKRSEAKIEKEHFTQTRQLVIDAEFSEDIAPNKQDLTMQNVISFLQNLEHNNPSLAKLQTENDVLQNQLTSLKKTNNELEAKLAILTKKQQAIEEDYAMLVRIMDRARKLVSIEEQEEQIAPIFKTDQNGNLDIIYSAEN, from the coding sequence ATGAAAACACGTCAAGATGCATGGACAAAAGAAGACGATCTCCTTTTAGCAGAAACTGTTTTACGACATATTCGCAGCGGAAGTACACAAATAAAAGCATTCGATGAAGTTGGCGATACATTAAACCGAACTTCAGCAGCTTGTGGCTTTAGATGGAATGCTGAAGTAAGACCATATTATGAAGATGCGGTGCAAATTGCAAAAAAACAACGTAAAGAATTAAAGCGTTCGGAAGCTAAAATAGAAAAAGAGCACTTCACACAAACTCGGCAGCTCGTAATCGATGCCGAGTTTTCAGAAGATATCGCCCCAAATAAACAAGATCTTACAATGCAAAATGTCATCTCATTTTTGCAAAACTTGGAGCACAATAACCCTTCACTCGCAAAGTTACAAACTGAAAATGACGTATTACAAAATCAGCTCACTTCCTTGAAAAAAACGAATAATGAACTTGAAGCAAAATTAGCTATTCTCACAAAAAAACAACAAGCAATCGAAGAAGATTATGCAATGCTTGTTAGAATTATGGATCGTGCTCGAAAACTTGTTTCGATCGAAGAACAAGAAGAGCAAATTGCTCCGATTTTCAAGACTGATCAAAATGGAAATTTAGATATTATATATTCAGCAGAAAACTAA
- a CDS encoding D-tyrosyl-tRNA(Tyr) deacylase has translation MRVVLQRSKEASVTVDGEIVGQIPFGLTLLVGITHEDTEKDATYIAEKIANLRIFEDESGKMNHSVLDVEGQVLSISQFTLYGDCRKGRRPNFMDAAKPEYAERLYDFFNEEVRKQGLHVETGQFGAMMDVSLINDGPVTLIVESK, from the coding sequence ATGAGAGTTGTTTTACAACGATCAAAAGAAGCGTCTGTCACAGTAGATGGTGAGATTGTAGGACAAATTCCATTCGGTTTAACACTACTAGTTGGCATTACGCATGAAGATACAGAAAAAGATGCAACTTACATCGCTGAAAAAATTGCAAACTTGCGTATTTTTGAAGATGAGAGCGGAAAGATGAACCACTCTGTACTTGATGTAGAAGGACAAGTTCTATCTATTTCGCAATTCACATTATACGGAGATTGCCGCAAGGGAAGACGTCCAAACTTTATGGATGCTGCGAAACCTGAATACGCAGAGCGTTTATATGATTTCTTTAATGAAGAAGTTCGTAAACAAGGACTACATGTGGAGACAGGACAGTTCGGAGCAATGATGGATGTTTCTTTAATCAATGATGGTCCGGTGACCTTAATTGTAGAAAGTAAATAG
- the recJ gene encoding single-stranded-DNA-specific exonuclease RecJ, giving the protein MLQPKTRWKEKEYNEELVSELANKLQLSPLVTSLFLGRGLNTEDKIVDFLNTADQEFHDPFLLEGMDRTVERVKKAIEHGEQILIFGDYDADGVSSTTVLYLALKELGAEVEFYIPNRFTEGYGPNEEAFRWAHSAGFTLIITVDTGIAAVHEAKVAKELGIDLIITDHHEPPPELPEALAIIHPKLEGGVYPFHYLAGVGVAFKVAHALLGRVPEHLLEIAVIGTVADLVSLHGENRLLVQRGLKHMRMTRNIGLKALFKVANVSQSEITEESIGFALAPRINAVGRLEDATPAVHLLLSEDPEEAKELAEEIDELNKLRKDIVKQITEEAIAEVENNFPPEENKVLVLAKEGWNPGVIGIVASKLVERFYRPTIVLSIDPHKETAKGSARSIAGFDLFANLSDCRELLPHFGGHPMAAGMTLNMNDVDELRRRLNEQADVILTAEDFIPITAVDAFCKVEDVTLAAIEDMQKLAPFGVGNPKPRIAVKDADLGSIRAIGSDGSHLKMALRDGQATLDTIGFGFGTYAKEISPVAKVSVVGEVSINEWNNFKKPQLMVQDIAVEAWQLFDWRSMRNAEANLAELPKEKITMVYFSEEVLNKFSLEGYKEQLVHASEVTHLDDQYIVLLDLPKGTDELRDLFKVGFPSRIYTLFYQENNHLFSTVPTREHFKWYYSFLSQKTPFSLKQYGEQLCRHKGWSKDTVNFMTQVFFELEFVTIKDGVIFMADKKQKRDLIESNTYREKMNHLQLEKELVYSTYQQLYTWFETIRNHK; this is encoded by the coding sequence GTGTTACAACCGAAGACGCGTTGGAAAGAAAAAGAATATAATGAGGAACTAGTGAGTGAATTAGCAAATAAATTGCAACTATCACCTCTTGTGACTTCATTATTTCTCGGCAGAGGCTTAAATACAGAAGATAAGATTGTAGACTTTTTAAATACAGCAGATCAAGAATTTCATGATCCATTTTTACTTGAAGGAATGGATCGGACTGTAGAACGTGTGAAAAAAGCTATTGAACATGGAGAACAAATATTAATATTTGGCGATTATGATGCGGACGGAGTAAGTAGTACGACTGTGTTATATCTTGCTCTCAAAGAATTAGGTGCAGAAGTAGAGTTTTATATTCCAAATCGTTTTACTGAAGGCTATGGGCCAAATGAAGAAGCGTTTCGTTGGGCGCACAGTGCAGGGTTCACATTAATTATTACTGTCGATACTGGTATCGCAGCGGTACATGAAGCGAAGGTAGCGAAGGAACTTGGAATAGATCTTATTATTACAGATCATCATGAGCCGCCACCAGAATTACCAGAGGCACTTGCGATTATTCACCCGAAATTAGAAGGCGGTGTTTATCCGTTTCATTATTTAGCGGGTGTTGGTGTTGCATTTAAAGTTGCACATGCACTTTTGGGCCGTGTGCCAGAGCATTTGTTGGAAATTGCAGTAATCGGTACGGTAGCCGATTTAGTATCGCTTCATGGTGAAAATAGATTGTTAGTACAGCGTGGACTGAAGCATATGCGAATGACTCGGAATATCGGTTTAAAGGCGTTATTTAAAGTTGCTAACGTTTCGCAAAGCGAAATTACAGAAGAAAGCATCGGGTTCGCACTCGCACCTCGTATTAATGCAGTTGGTCGTTTGGAAGATGCAACACCTGCTGTACACCTTTTATTATCAGAAGATCCAGAGGAAGCGAAAGAGCTAGCTGAAGAAATTGATGAGCTGAACAAACTTCGAAAAGATATTGTAAAGCAAATTACTGAAGAAGCTATCGCTGAAGTCGAAAATAATTTCCCGCCAGAAGAAAATAAAGTATTAGTCCTTGCAAAAGAAGGTTGGAATCCAGGGGTAATTGGAATTGTCGCTTCTAAGTTAGTTGAACGTTTTTATCGTCCGACGATTGTATTAAGCATTGATCCTCATAAAGAAACAGCAAAGGGATCGGCTCGTAGTATTGCAGGATTTGATTTGTTTGCAAACCTTTCAGATTGCCGTGAATTGTTACCGCATTTCGGAGGTCATCCGATGGCGGCGGGAATGACGCTTAATATGAATGATGTGGATGAATTAAGACGCAGGTTAAATGAGCAAGCAGATGTAATTTTAACAGCAGAAGATTTTATTCCGATTACAGCAGTGGATGCATTTTGTAAAGTAGAGGATGTAACGCTTGCTGCGATTGAGGATATGCAAAAGTTAGCGCCATTTGGCGTAGGAAATCCGAAACCGCGTATTGCGGTGAAAGATGCTGACTTAGGAAGTATCCGTGCAATTGGATCTGATGGTTCGCATTTAAAAATGGCTCTTCGTGATGGACAAGCAACACTGGACACGATTGGATTTGGATTTGGTACTTATGCGAAAGAAATCTCTCCAGTTGCGAAAGTTTCTGTAGTAGGAGAAGTGTCCATTAATGAATGGAATAACTTTAAAAAGCCGCAATTAATGGTGCAAGATATTGCTGTAGAGGCATGGCAATTATTTGACTGGCGTAGTATGCGTAATGCAGAAGCAAATTTAGCAGAACTTCCGAAAGAGAAAATAACCATGGTGTATTTTTCTGAAGAGGTATTGAATAAGTTTTCTTTAGAAGGCTATAAAGAACAGCTCGTGCATGCATCAGAGGTAACGCATTTAGATGATCAATATATTGTGTTACTCGATTTGCCGAAAGGAACAGATGAATTGCGTGATTTATTTAAAGTAGGATTTCCATCTCGAATTTACACGCTATTTTATCAAGAGAACAATCATTTATTTAGCACAGTCCCAACGAGGGAACACTTTAAATGGTACTATTCTTTCTTAAGCCAAAAAACACCATTTTCTTTAAAGCAATATGGGGAACAACTGTGTCGTCATAAAGGTTGGTCAAAAGATACAGTAAATTTCATGACACAGGTGTTTTTTGAGTTAGAATTTGTTACAATAAAAGACGGTGTCATTTTTATGGCAGACAAAAAACAAAAGCGTGATTTAATTGAATCGAACACATATCGTGAGAAAATGAACCACTTACAATTAGAGAAAGAATTGGTTTATAGCACATATCAGCAACTATATACATGGTTTGAAACGATTCGTAATCATAAATAA